Genomic DNA from Inediibacterium massiliense:
TAAATTATTCCATATAAAAAGACACCTAATCCTAAAAGGACAAGAGATTCTATTATTCTCTTGTCCTTTTATTTTTATACAATAATAGTAATCCAATCATTCCTATTGATACGCTACCTTTTTAGCTCATTTATTCTATAACTTATGTTATATTATTTAACACATATATGCTTTTGCAGCCATTTTCTAAAAAATTGTAGCTGTTCTTTTGTATGGAAATAATGTTCTCCGCCCTCCATTACTTCCAAATCACAATTGAAGAATTTTACAAATGCAGATACTACATCTAACTCACATAAATTATCTTCTGAACCATAAAGAATTGAAGTTGGATGATTCCAAACAACAATAGGATGCTTTTTCACATAACAGTAATAATCCCAATAAAGTGTTTGCCCGATAGGGGTTGGGATTTCTTTTTCTACTTTTAATCTGCTCTCACTTACGTTAAACCATATCATCATATTAGTTATAATACGTTCCATATTTACCACTGGTGAGAGAAACAAACACTGTTTCAAATGCATATTTTTATATGCTAATAAACTAAAATATGCTCCCATACTACAAGCAAATATACTTATATTATTTGATAATGATTGTGCATAACACATAATTTTATCAAGGTCTTGAACACAATTTTGCACTTTACAAGCATAGTTTTCATCTTTTCGTTCCCCATGTTCAGGCAAATCGAAACTAAGTACTTGATACCCTCTTTTTATTGCCTCTTGTGCGAATACAATAACCATGTCATCTTCCTTGTTGGACATATTACCATGTACCACTACAAATAGCTTGTCTGATTGATTGCCCCATAAAATGGCAGGGATATTTTCTATTTTAAAATTTTGTTTTATCATTACAACTGATCCTCCATAAAATATAAACAACTTATAGTTTATATTGATTACCTTTTGATTATTAGTCTAATATCCTAACTGTTCTCCAACAATAATTACCTTTATTCTTCCTTTAATAAATTGTCCTCTAATGATCACAAAATCATTGCAAATTCTATTTGTGCTTTTACAATCCACACAGTACCCTAGCTGAGTACATGGAGTTTCTTTATTTAACCTTTTAGCATCTATAGGTGCTGCATACCTGCGTACCCTTCTTTCAGCTTCTTCTATATCTCTAACGATTTTATTGATTCCAGTTACTAAAATAACTTGTTTCGGTCCATATATCATCGGAGCCACTCTGCTTCCATTTCCATCAATATTATATAACTCCCCATCTTCTGTTAATGCATTTGTACTACAAATAAATGTGTCAGCAGAAAAATTTTTAATATAGAGTTCTCTTTTTTCTTCACTTGTTAATCCATTTTTATATTTATCTAAAAAATTAACTTTTCCACTTCTTAAAAAGTCTATTACTCCTGTTTCAAAAAGAGTCATAGAATCTCCTACCCCAACAGTAGAACCTTCATCTATAAGCTCTTTTAACTTTTTTAATAACTGCTGCCTGTTATGAATATAATATCCTTCCATGTTACGGCCATTTAGATTTTTTATAGTTTTCTCAACCTGTTTGTCAATATACCATGTAATATTTTTGTCCATATCCATCTTCCTCCTAGATAAAGTGCAAATGAATAACCTAAACTTTAGCACGAAACTTTTTAAATTAGTATTTATCTGTAATCACTCCAATGGATGATGCTTTTATGAATGTAAAATTTCTTAGTGACTTAAGACTTTCTGCATCCCCTGTAACTACAACTCCTTGAATTTTAATATCCTCTTTAGTTAATTTTCCATCTGCTCCTGCTATAATATCATAAATATGTGTTATTTCTCCTTCTTTTAGTCCTTGAATAAAGTTTTCTTCTGGACTTTCTATCTTTTCTCCATATTCATTTATAGTCTTTATTCCATAAGCATCATTTTCATAACATAAATCCGGATACTGTTCTACTGGTACTATTTTTCCTCCCACATTCTGTTTATCAGTATATTGTTTTTTTGTTTTTTTGTCATTATCTTTTACTGTATCCACCCAATACCATGTTAGATTTAAATTCTTCGGTATCATATTATAAACTTCATCTATACTATATTCTTTGTCAAAAGACAAAGCAATCTCCATATATTTTTTATCTCCTATATCCTCTAATAAACTTAAATCGTTTTTATATCTATTGCCATAGTCCACATAAGGATAATAAAATACCATTAGTTCCTGGCCTATATCATTATATCGGGGTAAATAATTTTGCTCTTCCCAATTCATATTTGTATTGCTTATAAAAGATCCGTTTCCTTGAGGGAAGTTTTCTCCAAGCAAGTTATATTGAATACCATAAGTTCCAGTATATACTCTTTTCCCATTGATATATTTAAAAGTTTTATGTTCGATTTCTCCACCAAAATATCCTTTGTAACTATAGAACATACCAGGAAATTTATTAGGAGCTTGGACTACATATCGATACTTTATTTTTTGTATATATTCATCCCACCTCTGATCACTTATCTCATTACTTATTGAAATAGTAGCAATGGATACAATAATAACTGTAATAAAACTAATCATTATAATTTTTATAGTAGAAAATCTTTTTGCTTTTTTTACTGCTTTACTTATTTTATTACTTTTCGCTTCTTCAAATATTTTATCTAATTCCTCTTCACTATGTAGATACTCTCGATTATTTTTATCTCCCATAATTTAATTCCTCCCAAGCTTCTTTAAATTTGTTTCTTGCTCTATAGAGATAGGTTTTTACTTTATCTTCATCAAAGTCTAAAAGCTTTGATATCTCTTTATAGGATAAATCCATAAAGTATTTCATGATCAACAAGTTTCTATATGTTGGTTTTAATGCATATAAAGTTTTATTCACATATTCTTTGTATTCATCATTTAAAATGTACTCTTCAGTTAAAGTATCCGTAGACATTTTTCTTAACACATTATCATCTAAATCCCCTACATATTTGTTTAACTTCTTATTTTCCTTGTATATGTTATAATATTTATTTATAGATACCTTAAACATCCAAGAAACTATTTTTCTTTCATCTAAAGAGTCAATGTTTATGATCGTCTTGCATAATGTATCTTGTACTATATCCTCTGCATCTTCTTTTGTAGCACCTATCTTTATTAGATATTTAAAAATAATCTTTATTTCATTTGTTAATAAACTTTCTAGAGTTTCATCTTTCATAACTCGCCACCTGCTTTTTTATCTTCTCAATATATATTCTATTGAATTTCGTGATTCTAATATGAAAGCTTTCATCTATATAACAATTCTATAAGTGAAATGTATACATTTTATTTTTTTTATATATACAGTTAAGAATCTCTATTTATATTACAATAAAAAAGTCTTTCATCATAAGATAAAAGACTTTTATGCTTGTCTAATTTATATAAAAAAATTCTCATATTCCTATCGGAACTGCTCATGGCGCCAACGAAATTCTTTCATTTCATTCAGAATTTCCGTTGCTTAAAATTTGATGAAAATTTAACTTTCTAAAATTATCCACAATCTATTCATTTATATAATTACCTAAAGAGTAAAAAATAGTACATACCTACTATGCAAAATACAAACTTACTGCAAATCCCTATAGTATTTTGGATATTTGTTACTTTTATTTTGACTACAAATACAAATTGCCTTTTCTTTATTAAGGGGAAGCCTACCTTCTGATTTCTTAAATACTTCTTTATTCACTTTCTGAGCAAAGCATCCTATTTTGGGCTTACCGATAGAGTTGTGCATTTCAACCCAAAGTTTTTTGATAGATTCTTTTTTTACATTACCAAAACTCATAGGTACAAAATCACAAGGATACAATTCTCCTGTGGCACTTATATAAGAATGTTGATTCCCTGCACCACAACCAAATTTAGCTTCACTTTCTGTATAAGCAAAAGTGCTTATCTTGGGTAAACTACTTATTTTATTTGCTCTATGCTGTATCTCTATAAGTTTTTGTCTATCCCTCTCACTATAAAATACATTATCTAATTGTTTTTCAGTTAAAAGACTGCCACTGAGTATAGGTTCTAAGATCTTTACTTCATGTGCCCCATTATCTTTAGCCAATTTGAACAACTTAAATAGTTTTTTCTCTTCTAGATTTTCCTTTAATATAACCGTTTGAGCCATAGTATATAGTCCTGCCTTATTTGCATTTCTAAGGGCATCAAGTGCATAATCAAAAGCCTTTTCACTATTTCTATTTTTATTATGTGTATCTTTATCATAAGAATCTAAGCTTATTCCTATACCAAATAAACCGCTATCTTTTAACTTTTTTGCTTTCTCATAGCTCAAATTAAAGCCACTCGTAAATAGAATGATTGTACTTCTACTATCTATAGCTTCTATCATATCAAATATATCTTCATGTACTAATGGCTCTCCCCCTGTTATTCCAATAATAGGAGTTTTCATATCTTGAATCTCCTCTATAACCTTCATCCATTCTTCTTTTGATAATTCTTTTTCTTCTTTCCTATTTTTTGCACTACAATAAATACAATTATTAGGACATTTATTTGTTATACACAAATACATAGAGATAGGTGCTGTCCTTTGAGCATATATTTGCTTTGTAAATATATTGATCGGCTCATCTACTGCTAGGATATTTTGTATAAATGATTGAGATGGGAAAGGTGGCAAGAAGGTACTCAATATATACTGATCTTGATGCTTTACTATCTTTTCTCCCTTTAACATACTCCTCATCATTTTTATATATTTTAATAGATTAAACTGCTTGTCTTCCTTTAAAATATTGTAAATCTCTATCAAACTTTTTAAAACATTTTTATCAAAAGCCATTTTTGTAATGATTTTCAAATTATGAATACTCATTCCATCCTATTCCTTTCTAAAAATACCGTATGCAAATTTATGATTTATTTCATAAACTCCATTTTTATATTTTTCTTTTTTAATTTTTTCAATTATGAAAGGTTTCATTTCATCATAATTTCTAAATATTTTCCGAGTTCCCGCTGCTGCCCCAGTTATATTTAGCCACTGTAGAAGTTCTTCAGGCTCTTTAAAATTAAAAAAGACCTCCTCTTCCTCTACTTCTAAAACTTTAAATCCATATAAATTGCACCATTTGGCTAAACCTTTCTTTCCTTGAGGTAAATTTAATTTTATATCCATAGGTTTTACAACTTCCTTTTGATTCTCATTCATAACATTTAAAAATATTTTTTCTATTTTATCCAAAGTTCCATCCACATTTGTAATGATAGCGAATATACCTTCTGGTTTTAAAACCCTATTAAAAAGCTTGAATAGCTCATGATGATCAAAATAAGAAAGAGCCCAGCCAAAAAATATAACATCGAATTTTTCATTAGAAGTTTTTAAAAATTCAATACCATCACTTTGAACAACTACTACTCTATCATCACTGATATCCAAAAGCTTCTCAAGCATTTTACTGGACTGATCTACAGAAGTAATTTTACATTTTGTAGATTTAGTTAATAAATTTTTTGTTATATAGCCTGTTCCACAAGCAAAATCTAATATTTTTAACTCTTTATCTGTCTCTATGTACTTTGAATGAATAATATGATCCGTATATCTCCCCATCTCTTTGAGCCAATAATGATAGGTATCTGACACTTTATCATACTCTCCTCTATAATCTTCTCTATTTACAACGTCTTTTTTTATAAGCTTATATCCAAGCCTTAAGTAAAACAATATTTTATTGATCATCTTTTCTCTCCTACAAATATAAAATAATACCCCTTATCATAAACCTTTTTTATATCAAAATATTCCTCTAATAGACTTCTGACTTCCTCTTTGGTTTTAAAAAATAATCGTCCAAATAGAATAAATTCAAACACTCTCAGTAATCTAGTTTTTATATGTTTTCTATCAAAATCTAACATCACTACCTTTCCACGATCCTTTAATATCCTATCTATTTCAATAACAAGCTCTTTTTGTTCCTTGATATGATGAAAAACGTCACTCAATATGACTGTATCAATGGAATTGTTTTTAAAGGGAGCTTTCAAAGCATTTCCCTTTATACTGATCAGATTTTTTCCCTGATTTACCTTTGAAAGCATCTTCTCACTCTCATCAAGTACATAAACTGTCTTACAGCTTTCACAAATATACTGAGCCAATCTTCCAGTTCCTCCTCCTATATCTACAACCACTTCATGTCCATCTATATTGGCAGCAGCTTTTATTTCTTCGAGCTTATATAATTTAAACATATCCATAAATTTATCATAATGCCTATAAACCTTATCAAAATCATTTATTTTTTTCATAAACAGCCTCTCCCTAGTAATTATTTTTGTACACCTATAACTTTATATGGGCTATTTACTAACATTTCCTTCCAAACCTCTTTTAACACATTATACCATAGGGACAGTTAATGATTTTTATTTATATTTGAATACGAATAGCAATTTTTATTCATTTTAAATGCCTAAATATCTAATGAATCAAAAATATAAATAATAAAAATATTCAGAATAGATGTTGTATGTTGTGATGGAGAGTATGCTATCCTTGCAATGGTAGTTCAGAAAATTTCTAACATGAAGTTTGCAAAAATTTTTGGAGGAAAATATTTTCAAACCATTAGGAATGGACAATACCGTAGCTTATGAAAAGGGTATCTCTACTATAAAAAATAGAGCTTATGGTGTAGCAAAGAAACATGGAAAGTATGTTGAATGTGATCAAAGTATTACAAGTGCTATTCTTGGAGATGGAGGCATCTATACATCCTTGATGGATTATTATAAATGGGATCAAGCATTATATACAGATAAATTAGTAAGCTATGATACACTCAATGAAATTCTTAACGGAGGTTCAGAAGTTGATAGGAGGGAGGGTATGGGATATGGTTGGTTTCATTATTATAATAAGAGAAAATGGTAATGGGTTACTTTCATAGATATGTATTCAAAATATATGAAACGTATTGCGCATATATATATATTAAATAAAAAAATTATCATTGAAAATTACAATGGGGACAATAGGAACATGCCCCCTAACCTAATTATTTTAGCACCTGCCCTAGTTTATTTTCTACCTTTCTAGATTTTTTTATACAACTATACGAAACCACAAAGGTTATAGCCTCTGCTAAGGGAGTTGTGAGCCATATACCTGAATCACCCAAAATGTATGGCAGTGTAAAAATAAATACACTTATCAAAATGAGACTTCTAAGCATGGATATGATTCCAGATGTTTTGGCATCTCCAATAGAAGTAAAGTAAGTAGACGTGACAACATTGAATCCATTGAATATAAATGTTATTGAATAGATTCTCAGCCCAGAATTTGCTATACTCATAAGTTCACTATTGTCACGAGAAAATATTTTTATAATACCCTCTGTTGCTACAAAGGTCATAATAAATGCAATACTCCCTACTAAAAATACTGCCTTGATACCCATCCCTAGTACTTTAAATATTGTTTCTCTATCTTTGGCTCCAAAGCTATAGCTTATCAGGGGATGTATACCTTGTGCTATCCCTGTTAAAATCATATACTGGATCAATGATATATATCCAACAATTGTAAAAGCAGCCACGCCATTAATCCCAATTCTCTTGATAATGATAAAGTTAAAAAGATACATTGTAACTGATATTGCAATCTGTCCTATGAACTCTGATGAACCATTAAAAATTATACTTTTGATTTCTTTTAAATCAATTTTGATTTTACTAAACTTAAAAACTGATTTTCCTTTCAAAAAATATGCACTACTTAGTATAAAAGCGAGAATCATCGAAAATCCTGATGCTGATGCTGCTCCCTTCATACCGTAATCCAACTTTACAATAAACAAGTAATCTAATATGATGTTAACTGTATTAGCTATCAGGATAAATAATAAAGATAATTGTGGCTTTCCTTCGCCTCTTATAAACATAGCCGCAGTTATATTCATCATCATGAATATATAAAAGAAAATCATGATCCCAAAATAATTCTTAACATAAAAATAGAGCTCCCCTTTTGCATTTAAAAAATATAGGATTTGATTCATAAATACTACTATAAAAACTATGATCATCACATTCACTACTACATTTAACACTAGTGTAAGTGTAAATTGCTGATTTGCTTTTAATTGATTTTTTTCACCTAAACTTTGCATAGCAAGAGTCGAACCGCCTACTCCAATCATGATAGTTATACCAAGTAGTATATATAATACTGGCAAGGTAAGATTGATCGCTGCAAGACCTTTCTCTCCTATCTTCCACCCAATAAACATTCCATCCACTAATGTTATAAAAGAAGTAAGAAACATACCCATGATGCATGGAATGGAATACTGTAGAAAAGTTCTCATCACACTATTATTTTTTGTATTTTCTTTCATATTAAATTCTCCTCTCTTCTATAATCCATCCCAATTCTATATCAATTTATTTTATAAAACTTCTGAATTCGTGCTATAAAAATATATGATTTTTTATTCCTTCTATAAAAAAATTCTCAATTTATTCATTTATATAGTTTCCTAATGAATAAAAAAACACTGGAATATACTTCCCAGTGCTAAATTCATATTTCACTTTATGGCTATACATATATCTACTTCCATTCTCCTTTCTTCATCTAGTGGAGATTGATATATTTCAAGGGGCGCCCTGTCGCCAATCGTATATTTAGTAAAAGGCATCCATAAAGCAAAAACCTCATTATATGCTCTTGCTAAGTTTTCTATTTTATCATAAAATTTATAACAGGCATACAGTCCTTCTTCGATTCGAAGAACATTCATCCCCATGATTTTGTCAACTTTTACACACATATCATATATGCATCTATCTTCATCAACGATTAGAGGATCATCATAGGATATTCCAATAAATATACTATTGTGATCTATCATTTGTCTTTTCTCAAGTTTCTTACAAAATTTTTCCCAGGCAGCTTCTAAATCGCAATAGTTTCCAATAAATCGTTCATACTCTACATTCATTTTAGGTAGTTTTTTTATTGTAATCTTTGAATTAACCTGTTGAAAAAAATCTTCCTGCATCTTCATGGTAGAAATATATTCCACAATAGGTCTATAGGAATTTTTAAAAGGTCTTAGACTATCCTTTCGATAATCTGATGCACTTATTCCAAAGTAATCTTTAAAAGCAGTGGCAAAATTGGATGGGCTATATCCGACTTCAAGTGCTATTTCTGTTATTGACCTATCTTTGGTTGTCCTTAGTCTGAATGCAGCATGCTCCATCTTTAGTCTTCTTGTAAAAGAATAAATACTCTCATTTACAATAGATTTAAATATTCTATTAAAATAAAATTTAGAAAAACAGCAGTGATTTGCTATATCTTCTACAGTAAAATTCTTACCAATGTTATTATGTATATAATTAATGGCTTGATTGATTGCCAGTATGTATTCTTTTTGGTTCATTCTCATACTCCCTTTGAAAAAACAGTTTTACTGAAAAGGATAAACGTACATCATCCTTTTTAAGATTATTTTGCCATGGTTTAAAACACAAAATATCCTTAATACAAAGGTAAATTTTTAATACAGTGTAATATAAGTTTTTTCACTTAGACGTTGCAAACAAAACATAAATGGCATAATCAGTACCTGAATCAGAATCCCTTCCATATGTATAACTTATATTTTGAAAAATAATTTTTAACTTATACTCATTTTTTATGACATCAAAACTCATCTCTTTTGGCGGTAACACTTCCTTCATTACATTGGTTTTTCCAATGATTCCTTTAGCAAATTCATTCAGACCTGTTCCAACAAGTTCAGTACCCAATGAATCCAAAATAGAAACACGCACTTCATCATTTGAAATCCTATTCACTTTCAATCGATAATTTTTACCATTTAGTTCAAAGTTAAGGTCTTTTATTTCTTTTTCATCCATATATCTGCCTACAAAGGTATTGAGTAGAACATCATATCCTGAAACTGGTAAAGGTTGCTGTGTATCTAGTAAAACATTAATATATCTTTGATCTCCATTCTTATAGATAGAATACGTCGGTTCAAATCCAAAAGTTGCTGTAAAATCATTATAGATTGTAAAATTCTTTGGTAGCCAGTCTATATACTCCAACGAGCTACTTCTTTCGAGATAATCCAAAATATTAGTGGTCTCAAGTTTGGTATATTCAGATGCATCCTCTTTCTTGATAATTTTGCCATCTATAAGCATCCCTTCATTTTCAAGGATGGATTGAATTCTATTAATTTGACTCCTTCGAGAGACAGTAAAAGCATCCACTGGAGGAATAATTGAAATGATCGCAAATATAGCAGCAAGTAAAGCAATTCGTCCATTTTTTGAAACCGTGCTAAAACTTAAAAGCACCCCCACTATGATGGAGAATACTCCAAAGATGGCAATATAGTATCTCGACTCCGTTACACCATATGTATTCAAACGAATGCCAACAGATATTAACTGCATAATAACAATAGGAATAAGGATTTTCGGGAATATCTTACGATAGAATAAAACAAATCGATTTTCGAGTAAACTTGATAGTACAAAAATTAAAAGACCAGCTATAGAGTAAATCAATACCATTGGCCCAACCTGCCCAGACGGCCACGTAAGCGTGGAAAGTATCTTTATAAAATAAGCAATTAATACCAACGTATATACACTAATCAAAGGAATTACAATATTTGATACCAGAATATCCAAGAATTTTGGATAACTACTGGCGTGTTTGATCATTCTTTGATCTGCTTCAGATTCTGAATTGAATCTCGGCAGAAGCGATAAATAGTAGACGGGCGCAAATACCACCCATATGACTGTCATAGTATACGCATAAGTATCATTATTAACTGTAAAGAGCAAAATGTCAATGGTTCCAACAATAGCTGCAATTCCTGCCGAAAGAACTGCTGAATAGAGTACAGCAGTAAAAATAGATTTAAAGTGAATCAAAGCAACTAAGTTGAAGTTCACTTCAGACTTATAGGGCGGAATCCATAGTAGCATACAAACTAGGGCGAAAACGGCCACTAAACTTCTTATTGTGATCTCAGCACTCATTTCAGGTGCAGGCAACAAAATCAGAAAATAACCTACAAGAAGTAGCAATGCTACTACATATACTAAAACCCTCTTTCCAGAAAGTTTGTGAAATCTTTCAACTGCAAATTGTGCAACCATGCCAAAAACCGCACCTACTACGAATGTAAAAATCAACTTTTGAAGCATCACAGATGGTACCTCATCCATAGCAATCAATCTAAAAATGATAGAAGCCGCTGCCAATAAGTTAACTACCGTCATTGGAAAACGAGATCCTGCTAAGGAAATCCCTTTGATACTGTTGATCAAAATTTCTTTTAAACGTTTCATAACACTTCACCTCACTTGTATAATCGGAAAACACGCTACCAAAATTTTTACAACCATTAGTTCTTATATATTCATTTTTTCAAATAAACCTCCTCTTTAAAACTGTGCTCTTATATAGAAGATTCCTAATTTGAAAAAATTCTAAGTACATATTCAATATTTTTTTGCTACTGCCATACTCAATATTATATATCAAATTCAAGTATTTATATTTTAATATTATGAAACTATAAAGATTAAAAAATGCGTCCATGCGGACGCATTTTTTATAAGAATTATTACATCCTTATATTACACACTACACCATCTCCAATCTTTACAATTCCATATATCCGTTGCAATATCTTTATAAAACTTTCGCTCATGGCATACTAAAATTATGCTACCATCATACTCTTTTAAAGCACGCTTAAGCTCATTTTTTGCATAAATATCTAAGTGGTTTGTAGGTTCATCTAAAACTAATACATTGCTAGGTTTATTGATTAACTTACACAGTCTAACCTTAGCCTGCTCTCCTCCGCTTAATATATTAATAGGACTGTCTATATGCTGCCTTGTTAACCCACATTTAGCAAGACTACTCCTTACTTCTGTTTGAGTTAAATCAGGGAACTCATTCCAAACATCATATAAAACTGAACTGGCATTATCTTCTATAATTTCCTGTTCAAAATATCCTATCTTTTTATAATCGCTTAAAATCACCTCACCATTTATAGGTTTTAAAAGTCCAAGTAAAGTTTTGATTAAAGTAGTTTTACCTACCCCATTAGCACCTGTTATTGCAATTTTTTGTCCTCTTTTCATTTTTAAATTTAGAGGTTTGCTTAATGGTGTGTTATACCCAATAATTAAATTGCTGGCATTGAAAATTATATTTTCTGGCATTCTCACACTTTTAAAATTAAAATATGGTTTTATAATTTCTTTTTTGATTTCTATTTTTTCAATTTTATCAAGCTTTTTTTCTCTTGATTTAGCTTGTTTTGCAGTCGAAGCTCTTGCCTTATTTTTTCTTATATACTCTTCAAGCTTTGCAATCTCGTTTTGCTGCTCTTTATATTCAATGAACCTTTGCTCTTTTCGTACTTCATAAAGTTTAACAAAATAATCATAGTTTCCCGCATATCTTGTTAAAGTTTTGTGCTCTAGATGATACACCACATTCACTACACTATTTAAAAAACTATTATCATGTGATATTAATATAAATGCACCTTCATAATTTATTAAATAACTTTTAAGCCATTCTATGTGTTCTTCATCTAAATAGTTAGTTGGCTCATCTAGTAGTAAAATATCTGGTTTCTCTAAAAGTAGTTTTGCAAGTAAAATTTTAGTTCTTTGTCCTCCACTTAAAGCTGAAACATCCCTATCTAAAAGTTCTTTAATCCCAAGTCCAACTACAGTTGCTTGTATTTTAGAGTTAATACTGTAAAAATCATTCTTATCCAAAATCTCCTGCATAGTTGCAATTTGGTTTAACGTTTTATCCATTCTCGCTTCATCCATATTGCCAAGGTGATTATATAAATCATTAATTTTATGCTCTATATCAAATAACTTTATAAATGCCTTTTTTAAAAAATTGAATACAGTAATTCCTTCTTTTAATTCAACCAATTGATCCATATATCCAATGCTGAATTTACTATTCCAATCAATAGTTCCTTTATCAGCTAAAATTTCATTTATAATAATTTTCATAAAGGTCGACTTACCTTCACCATTAGCTCCAACAAGACCAATATGCTCTCCTTTTAATAGTCTAAAGGATACATTTTTAAATAATATTCTATCTCCAAATGAATGACTCATGTTTTCAACTGTTAAAATGCTCAAACTTTACACCTCCTTGTATCC
This window encodes:
- a CDS encoding ABC-F family ATP-binding cassette domain-containing protein, with the translated sequence MSILTVENMSHSFGDRILFKNVSFRLLKGEHIGLVGANGEGKSTFMKIIINEILADKGTIDWNSKFSIGYMDQLVELKEGITVFNFLKKAFIKLFDIEHKINDLYNHLGNMDEARMDKTLNQIATMQEILDKNDFYSINSKIQATVVGLGIKELLDRDVSALSGGQRTKILLAKLLLEKPDILLLDEPTNYLDEEHIEWLKSYLINYEGAFILISHDNSFLNSVVNVVYHLEHKTLTRYAGNYDYFVKLYEVRKEQRFIEYKEQQNEIAKLEEYIRKNKARASTAKQAKSREKKLDKIEKIEIKKEIIKPYFNFKSVRMPENIIFNASNLIIGYNTPLSKPLNLKMKRGQKIAITGANGVGKTTLIKTLLGLLKPINGEVILSDYKKIGYFEQEIIEDNASSVLYDVWNEFPDLTQTEVRSSLAKCGLTRQHIDSPINILSGGEQAKVRLCKLINKPSNVLVLDEPTNHLDIYAKNELKRALKEYDGSIILVCHERKFYKDIATDIWNCKDWRWCSV
- a CDS encoding DUF4153 domain-containing protein; translation: MKRLKEILINSIKGISLAGSRFPMTVVNLLAAASIIFRLIAMDEVPSVMLQKLIFTFVVGAVFGMVAQFAVERFHKLSGKRVLVYVVALLLLVGYFLILLPAPEMSAEITIRSLVAVFALVCMLLWIPPYKSEVNFNLVALIHFKSIFTAVLYSAVLSAGIAAIVGTIDILLFTVNNDTYAYTMTVIWVVFAPVYYLSLLPRFNSESEADQRMIKHASSYPKFLDILVSNIVIPLISVYTLVLIAYFIKILSTLTWPSGQVGPMVLIYSIAGLLIFVLSSLLENRFVLFYRKIFPKILIPIVIMQLISVGIRLNTYGVTESRYYIAIFGVFSIIVGVLLSFSTVSKNGRIALLAAIFAIISIIPPVDAFTVSRRSQINRIQSILENEGMLIDGKIIKKEDASEYTKLETTNILDYLERSSSLEYIDWLPKNFTIYNDFTATFGFEPTYSIYKNGDQRYINVLLDTQQPLPVSGYDVLLNTFVGRYMDEKEIKDLNFELNGKNYRLKVNRISNDEVRVSILDSLGTELVGTGLNEFAKGIIGKTNVMKEVLPPKEMSFDVIKNEYKLKIIFQNISYTYGRDSDSGTDYAIYVLFATSK
- a CDS encoding MATE family efflux transporter → MKENTKNNSVMRTFLQYSIPCIMGMFLTSFITLVDGMFIGWKIGEKGLAAINLTLPVLYILLGITIMIGVGGSTLAMQSLGEKNQLKANQQFTLTLVLNVVVNVMIIVFIVVFMNQILYFLNAKGELYFYVKNYFGIMIFFYIFMMMNITAAMFIRGEGKPQLSLLFILIANTVNIILDYLFIVKLDYGMKGAASASGFSMILAFILSSAYFLKGKSVFKFSKIKIDLKEIKSIIFNGSSEFIGQIAISVTMYLFNFIIIKRIGINGVAAFTIVGYISLIQYMILTGIAQGIHPLISYSFGAKDRETIFKVLGMGIKAVFLVGSIAFIMTFVATEGIIKIFSRDNSELMSIANSGLRIYSITFIFNGFNVVTSTYFTSIGDAKTSGIISMLRSLILISVFIFTLPYILGDSGIWLTTPLAEAITFVVSYSCIKKSRKVENKLGQVLK
- a CDS encoding AraC family transcriptional regulator — protein: MNQKEYILAINQAINYIHNNIGKNFTVEDIANHCCFSKFYFNRIFKSIVNESIYSFTRRLKMEHAAFRLRTTKDRSITEIALEVGYSPSNFATAFKDYFGISASDYRKDSLRPFKNSYRPIVEYISTMKMQEDFFQQVNSKITIKKLPKMNVEYERFIGNYCDLEAAWEKFCKKLEKRQMIDHNSIFIGISYDDPLIVDEDRCIYDMCVKVDKIMGMNVLRIEEGLYACYKFYDKIENLARAYNEVFALWMPFTKYTIGDRAPLEIYQSPLDEERRMEVDICIAIK